The Lampris incognitus isolate fLamInc1 chromosome 7, fLamInc1.hap2, whole genome shotgun sequence genome window below encodes:
- the thrsp gene encoding mid1-interacting protein 1-B-like, protein MQSAETKFNKNSLLLTLRQYNTAVSDMERTILLPSLLRDVPSDEVWDCEAAEESCKDLYENYLMLKAIRTTVECGLVALDGCKAKTNTSVNKTLEPLSETDPEALFHFHLKGLYSVMSNLTEKTHNLTDKYMDIIGIAN, encoded by the coding sequence ATGCAGTCTGCCGAGACCAAATTCAACAAAAACAGCCTGCTCCTGACATTGCGGCAGTACAACACAGCTGTCAGTGACATGGAGCGGACCATCCTTCTCCCAAGCCTGCTGCGGGATGTGCCCTCAGATGAGGTGTGGGACTGTGAAGCAGCAGAGGAATCCTGCAAAGACCTGTATGAGAACTACTTGATGCTAAAGGCCATAAGAACCACCGTGGAGTGCGGTCTCGTTGCCCTGGATGGCTGCAAAGCCAAGACCAACACATCTGTGAACAAGACCCTGGAACCTCTCTCGGAGACAGATCCCGAAGCCCTCTTCCACTTCCACCTGAAAGGACTGTATTCTGTGATGAGCAACCTGACAGAGAAGACTCACAACCTCACAGATAAATATATGGACATCATCGGAATTGCAAATTAG
- the prcp gene encoding lysosomal Pro-X carboxypeptidase isoform X1: MKQEVGTARLGRAALVSIVVTLCLSGVRVTALKPQLFTRRGASGYSAEHAVSYETRYFEQKIDHFGFLEDGTFKHRYLVANQSWNPEGGPILFYTGNEGDIAWFCNNTGFMWDIAEELGAMLVFAEHRYYGESLPFGQDSYSDSKHLNYLTSEQALADFAVLIQELKSTVTGAQLSPVIALGGSYGGMLSAWMRMKYPHIVVGALAASAPIWQFPGMVPCGDFYKVVTQDFAKSGFNCDVNVRRSWRAIDNVSSTDQGLQWLSEQFGLCVPLKKREEALSLKGWLQETWVNLAMVDYPYEASFLQPLPRWPIQVVCKYLGFESAVSDYQLLHGISQAAKLYYNYTGRSSCLNTSETATSSLGFLGWYYQVAQRTEIIIPLVNYSTVRAVSGQVQLSDLIQAQSLILQACTEMVMPMCTDGIQDMFEPQEWNFQAFSDECHSLFGIRPRADWAGTVYGGKDIASHSNIIFSNGGLDPWSSGGVTRNISDSLVAIMIPEGAHHLDLRYNNANDPPSVRTARALELMYFKKWIMQAKKAP; encoded by the exons ATGAAGCAGGAAGTGGGGACGGCGCGTCTGGGGCGAGCCGCGCTCGTTAGCATCGTTGTAACTTTGTGTCTTAGTGGTGTGCGCGTGACCGCCCTCAAACCTCAACTTTTCACGAGACGGGGCGCCTCAGGTTACTCCGCCGAGCACGCCGTCAGCTACGAGACGCGTTACTTTGAGCAGAAG aTTGATCACTTTGGTTTCTTAGAGGATGGCACTTTCAAGCACAGGTACCTTGTGGCCAACCAATCCTGGAATCCAGAAGGAGGACCGATTTTGTTCTACACTGGCAATGAAGGGGACATCGCCTGGTTCTGCAACAATACT GGTTTCATGTGGGACATTGCTGAGGAGTTGGGTGCCATGCTTGTATTTGCTGAACATCGTTACTATGGAGAGTCACTGCCATTTGGACAAGACTCGTACAGC GATAGCAAACACCTGAACTACCTGACCTCAGAGCAGGCCCTGGCAGACTTTGCAGTGCTAATTCAGGAGCTGAAGAGCACAGTGACTGGAGCTCAGTTAAGCCCTGTCATTGCTCTCGGAGGTTCCTATGGAGGAATGCTGTCTGCCTGGATGAGGATGAAATACCCCCATATAGTTGTAGG AGCTCTGGCAGCTTCTGCTCCAATATGGCAGTTTCCTGGTATGGTGCCATGTGGAGACTTCTACAAAGTAGTGACGCAAGACTTTGCCAAAAGCGGGTTTAACTGTGATGTTAATGTCAGAAGATCGTGGAGAGCTATTGATAATGTCTCCTCTACTG ATCAAGGCCTACAGTGGCTATCGGAGCAATTTGGTTTATGCGTCCCTCTCAAAAAAAGGGAGGAAGCTCTGAGCCTCAAGGGCTGGCTTCAGGAGACCTGGGTGAATTTGGCCATGGTGGATTACCCCTACGAAGCCAGCTTCCTCCAGCCGCTTCCACGATGGCCAATCCAG GTTGTGTGCAAGTACCTTGGATTTGAGTCTGCGGTATCGGACTACCAGCTACTTCATGGGATCTCACAAGCAGCCAAGTTGTACTACAATTACACCGGAAGAAGTTCCTGTTTAAACACATCCGAGACGGCAACTAGCAGCCTTGGCTTCCTCGGCTGGTATTATCAGGTAGCACAGAGGACAGAAATCATTATTCCCTTGGTGAATTATTCAACAGTGAGAGCTGTAAGTGGGCAAGTTCAGTTGTCAGACTTGATTCAAGCTCAATCTCTCATCCTCCAGGCTTGCACAGAGATGGTGATGCCTATGTGTACGGATGGTATCCAGGACATGTTTGAGCCCCAGGAGTGGAACTTCCAGGCCTTCTCAGATGAGTGCCATTCCCTGTTTGGAATTAGGCCTCGGGCTGACTGGGCAGGCACAGTCTATGGGGGAAAAGATATAGCCTCTCACAGCAACATCATCTTCAG CAATGGAGGACTTGATCCCTGGTCAAGTGGTGGTGTGACTCGGAACATATCAGATTCTCTTGTAGCCATCATGATTCCTGAAGGAGCTCATCACTTGGACCTTCGCTACAACAATGCCAATGATCCTCCTTCAGTCCGCACAGCCCGGGCCCTGGAGCTGATGTACTTTAAGAAGTGGATCATGCAGGCTAAAAAGGCACCTTAA
- the rab30 gene encoding ras-related protein Rab-30, whose protein sequence is MHSSMSMEDYDYLFKIVLIGNAGVGKTCLVRRFTQGLFPPGQGATIGVDFMIKTVEIKGEKVKLQIWDTAGQERFRSITQSYYRSANALILTYDITCEDSFRCLPEWLKEIEQYANNQVVTILVGNKIDLAEKREVLRQRAEDFADAQSMLYLETSAKESDNVEKLFLDLACELIREAKQNTLDDNDTAPVPGEGKTISYLSCCSLN, encoded by the exons ATG CATTCTAGCATGAGCATGGAAGATTATGACTACCTGTTCAAAATAGTTCTAATAGGAAATGCAGGAGTTGGGAAGACGTGTCTTGTCCGGCGCTTTACTCAG GGCCTTTTTCCACCTGGACAAGGGGCTACCATTGGAGTTGATTTCATGATTAAGACTGTGGAAATCAAAGGGGAAAAGGTCAAG CTGCAAATATGGGACACAGCTGGGCAAGAGAGATTTCGCTCCATTACTCAGAGCTATTACCGCAGTGCCAATGCCCTCATCCTTACTTATGACATAACCTGTGAGGACTCCTTCAGGTGCCTTCCAGAATGGTTGAAGGAGATTGAGCAGTATGCCAACAACCAAGTGGTGACTATATTAGTCG GTAACAAAATTGATCTCGCAGAGAAAAGAGAGGTGCTCAGACAGAGGGCTGAGGACTTTGCGGACGCTCAAAGCATGCTGTATCTGGAGACCTCAGCCAAAGAGTCCGACAATGTTGAGAAACTCTTCCTCGATCTGGCCTGCGAACTAATTCGAGAAGCTAAGCAGAACACGCTGGACGACAATGACACTGCCCCTGTGCCCGGTGAGGGTAAAACTATTAGTTACTTGAGCTGCTGTAGCCTCAATTAG
- the ndufc2 gene encoding NADH dehydrogenase [ubiquinone] 1 subunit C2 has product MGLLPDEAKGLEPPGIVNRNSVALAFMGWSTAMLQNAIVRKPALGSGVHRQLLFATIGWFIGYHITKYENYTYARLDRDMNEYMKRHPEDFPVKEKKTFAEIVEPFCPVR; this is encoded by the exons ATGGGCTTGCTACCCGACGAGGCAAAGGGTCTCGAACCTCCGGGGATCGTGAACAGGAACTCCGTGGCGCTGGCTTTCATGGGCTGGAGCACTGCAATGCTGCAGAACGCCATCGTACGGAAACCGGCGTTGGGATCAG gtGTTCATCGACAGTTGTTGTTTGCAACAATTGGGTGGTTTATTGGTTACCACATTACTAAATATGAAAATTATACCTATGCCAGACTTGACCGGGATATGAACGAGTATATGAAACGGCACCCAGAGGATTTTCCAGTAAAAG AAAAAAAGACCTTTGCAGAGATTGTCGAGCCCTTCTGTCCTGTCCGCTAA
- the LOC130115899 gene encoding LOW QUALITY PROTEIN: protein FAM181B (The sequence of the model RefSeq protein was modified relative to this genomic sequence to represent the inferred CDS: inserted 3 bases in 2 codons; substituted 1 base at 1 genomic stop codon) — translation MAPFPKRLQVVRHKQRVKSCGXPRLLLFDVLTSLVRPPERSPRXSSASLTSTPKCLQELHEQHQDQRVCKXLDKRKGTCFDETFALGITADATGKAAGLNRVMAVQTAIMNSQFMSFCFPGSAMEYDMEKSLDGSLLGETDNEGDYRETTRDLLSFIDSASSNIKLALDKPVKSKRKVNHRKYLQKQIKRCTGIITPGNSAETPVKRQASPVAQPSPLQGKTLPKRDGVQANLQSKSLAALFNPVKDIRSEKAKKPPLRHRNLPPSFFTEPANCSKVSSTSGMTLKDLERGNPDAADFFELLGPDYSNMVTDQDLFQSMPVRMQPEIVGPDSTFYESHHLVGGLLYSEPWTTCTAPSKKLGESMRTGPAQPPVYCPPDSVSGPAEDNPLCTLAFPNFFTDCPVPQVTYDSIGGYSRANFSSL, via the exons ATGGCACCCTTTCCAAAGAGG TTGCAGGTGGTCAGGCATAAGCAAAGAGTTAAGTCGTGTGG CCCTCGGCTCCTCCTCTTTGATGTTCTGACATCATTGGTCCGGCCCCCCGAAAGATCTCCCC TTTCCTCAGCGTCCCTCACTTCTACTCCCAAGTGTTTACAGGAACTTCATGAGCAGCATCAGGACCAAAGAGTTTGCAAGTGACTCGATAAGAGGAAAGGAACATGCTTTGATGAAACGTTTGCTTTGGGGATCACAGCGGATGCCACAGGTAAAGCCGCCGGGCTCAACAGAGTAATGGCTGTTCAGACGGCCATCATGAACTCCCAGTTCATGAGTTTCTGCTTTCCTGGATCGGCGATGGAGTACGACATGGAGAAAAGTCTGGATGGGAGTCTCTTGGGTGAGACAGACAATGAGGGTGACTACAGAGAAACCACTAGGGACCTGCTGAGTTTTATTGACTCAGCCTCCAGCAATATTAAATTGGCTCTGGACAAGCCAGTTAAGTCCAAGAGGAAAGTTAACCATCGTAAGTATCTGCAAAAGCAGATCAAAAGGTGCACCGGCATTATAACACCAGGGAACTCAGCAGAAACCCCGGTAAAAAGGCAGGCCTCTCCTGTAGCACAGCCTAGCCCTTTGCAAGGCAAAACTCTACCTAAGCGTGATGGAGTCCAGGCCAATTTGCAGAGCAAGAGCTTGGCAGCGCTCTTCAACCCTGTGAAGGATATTAGGAGTGAAAAAGCCAAGAAGCCACCCCTGAGGCACCGCAACCTCCCCCCCTCATTCTTTACAGAACCTGCCAACTGCTCTAAAGTCAGCTCCACATCCGGGATGACGCTGAAGGATTTGGAACGTGGCAATCCAGACGCTGCAGACTTCTTTGAGCTCTTGGGGCCGGATTACAGCAATATGGTCACTGACCAAGACCTTTTTCAAAGTATGCCTGTTCGGATGCAGCCGGAAATCGTAGGCCCAGATTCTACTTTTTACGAGTCTCATCATTTAGTTGGTGGCCTCCTCTACAGCGAGCCGTGGACTACTTGCACAGCCCCGTCCAAGAAACTGGGGGAGAGCATGCGAACAGGCCCAGCCCAGCCTCCTGTCTACTGTCCCCCAGATTCGGTCTCTGGGCCTGCAGAGGACAACCCGCTGTGCACTTTGGCCTTTCCTAACTTCTTCACAGACTGCCCCGTACCTCAGGTCACTTATGATTCCATCGGTGGTTACAGCAGAGCGAACTTTTCATCTCTATGA
- the prcp gene encoding lysosomal Pro-X carboxypeptidase isoform X2, with protein sequence MKQEVGTARLGRAALVSIVVTLCLSGVRVTALKPQLFTRRGASGYSAEHAVSYETRYFEQKIDHFGFLEDGTFKHRYLVANQSWNPEGGPILFYTGNEGDIAWFCNNTGFMWDIAEELGAMLVFAEHRYYGESLPFGQDSYSDSKHLNYLTSEQALADFAVLIQELKSTVTGAQLSPVIALGGSYGGMLSAWMRMKYPHIVVGALAASAPIWQFPGMVPCGDFYKVVTQDFAKSGFNCDVNVRRSWRAIDNVSSTDQGLQWLSEQFGLCVPLKKREEALSLKGWLQETWVNLAMVDYPYEASFLQPLPRWPIQVVCKYLGFESAVSDYQLLHGISQAAKLYYNYTGRSSCLNTSETATSSLGFLGWYYQACTEMVMPMCTDGIQDMFEPQEWNFQAFSDECHSLFGIRPRADWAGTVYGGKDIASHSNIIFSNGGLDPWSSGGVTRNISDSLVAIMIPEGAHHLDLRYNNANDPPSVRTARALELMYFKKWIMQAKKAP encoded by the exons ATGAAGCAGGAAGTGGGGACGGCGCGTCTGGGGCGAGCCGCGCTCGTTAGCATCGTTGTAACTTTGTGTCTTAGTGGTGTGCGCGTGACCGCCCTCAAACCTCAACTTTTCACGAGACGGGGCGCCTCAGGTTACTCCGCCGAGCACGCCGTCAGCTACGAGACGCGTTACTTTGAGCAGAAG aTTGATCACTTTGGTTTCTTAGAGGATGGCACTTTCAAGCACAGGTACCTTGTGGCCAACCAATCCTGGAATCCAGAAGGAGGACCGATTTTGTTCTACACTGGCAATGAAGGGGACATCGCCTGGTTCTGCAACAATACT GGTTTCATGTGGGACATTGCTGAGGAGTTGGGTGCCATGCTTGTATTTGCTGAACATCGTTACTATGGAGAGTCACTGCCATTTGGACAAGACTCGTACAGC GATAGCAAACACCTGAACTACCTGACCTCAGAGCAGGCCCTGGCAGACTTTGCAGTGCTAATTCAGGAGCTGAAGAGCACAGTGACTGGAGCTCAGTTAAGCCCTGTCATTGCTCTCGGAGGTTCCTATGGAGGAATGCTGTCTGCCTGGATGAGGATGAAATACCCCCATATAGTTGTAGG AGCTCTGGCAGCTTCTGCTCCAATATGGCAGTTTCCTGGTATGGTGCCATGTGGAGACTTCTACAAAGTAGTGACGCAAGACTTTGCCAAAAGCGGGTTTAACTGTGATGTTAATGTCAGAAGATCGTGGAGAGCTATTGATAATGTCTCCTCTACTG ATCAAGGCCTACAGTGGCTATCGGAGCAATTTGGTTTATGCGTCCCTCTCAAAAAAAGGGAGGAAGCTCTGAGCCTCAAGGGCTGGCTTCAGGAGACCTGGGTGAATTTGGCCATGGTGGATTACCCCTACGAAGCCAGCTTCCTCCAGCCGCTTCCACGATGGCCAATCCAG GTTGTGTGCAAGTACCTTGGATTTGAGTCTGCGGTATCGGACTACCAGCTACTTCATGGGATCTCACAAGCAGCCAAGTTGTACTACAATTACACCGGAAGAAGTTCCTGTTTAAACACATCCGAGACGGCAACTAGCAGCCTTGGCTTCCTCGGCTGGTATTATCAG GCTTGCACAGAGATGGTGATGCCTATGTGTACGGATGGTATCCAGGACATGTTTGAGCCCCAGGAGTGGAACTTCCAGGCCTTCTCAGATGAGTGCCATTCCCTGTTTGGAATTAGGCCTCGGGCTGACTGGGCAGGCACAGTCTATGGGGGAAAAGATATAGCCTCTCACAGCAACATCATCTTCAG CAATGGAGGACTTGATCCCTGGTCAAGTGGTGGTGTGACTCGGAACATATCAGATTCTCTTGTAGCCATCATGATTCCTGAAGGAGCTCATCACTTGGACCTTCGCTACAACAATGCCAATGATCCTCCTTCAGTCCGCACAGCCCGGGCCCTGGAGCTGATGTACTTTAAGAAGTGGATCATGCAGGCTAAAAAGGCACCTTAA